The sequence below is a genomic window from Thiomonas sp. FB-Cd.
CCTCAACTGCATACCTGCCAGGGCATGATGGGCCGCGGCCATGCGCACGGCCTGCCGGTCCCCGGGCCAGACCACGGATTCGGCTTCGCCGTGCACGCCCTGCCCCTGGCGCCAGGCCCAGCCGAACCAGACAAGGCCAACCGGCTTATCAGGCGAGCCGCCGCCCGGGCCGGCAATGCCCGTAACGGCCAGCGCCGCTTGCACGGGCGCATGGGCAAGCACGCCCTGCGCCATGGCCAGCGCCACTTCGCGGCTGACGGCCCCATGCGCGGCAAGCAGGGCTTCGGGCACCCCCAGCAACTCGGTTTTTGATTGGTTGCTGTAGGTCACGAAACCGCGCTCAAACCACTCGCTCGAGCCCGCGATGCTGGTCATTGCGGCCGCGACCAGACCGCCGGTGCACGACTCGGCGCAGCCGAGCATCCAGCCGCGGCCAAGGAGGTTGCCTCGCAGCGCCACGGCGCTGCTGACCAGATCTTGCCACGCAGGCTCAGCCGCGATGTCTGCCGGTCTCATGGCAACAGCCGCAGGGCACCGAGCACTACGGCCAGAGTCAGCAGTGCAGCAACCAGATCGTCAACCATGATGCCCAGGCCACCTTTGACATGCCGATCGGCCCAACCCACGGGTCCGCGCTTGACGGCGTCGAAGACGCGGAACAGGGCGAAACCAAGGGCCTGCACCCACCACGCGGCGGGCGTGTGGGGCGCAGGCTGCAGCATCCAAAGCACCAGCCAGATCGCGACAATCTCGTCCCACACCACGGGCGACGGATCATCGGTCTGCAAGGCGCGCGCCGTGCGCCCGCACACCCAGATGCCCAAAAGAAAACTGGCCAACAGCACCAACCCCCAGGCTTGCGGCGGCAACAGTCGCGCCAGGACCAGGTAGCTCGCCCATCCGAAAACGCTTCCTGCCGTGCCTGGCGCAACGGGCGAGAGCCCCGAGCCGAAACCCAGAGCGATGAGATGCACGGGATTGCGCAGCGCAAAGCGCCAGTCGCAGCGGTGCGCGGTCGGTTGAGGCGTCGTGGTGTTCATGGCGAGCGGAAATGGTCAAATGCAGCGTAATGCGCGGCAACCACCCGACCCTGCGCATCGTGCAGGGCCAAGCCATGCGCGGCGGTGATCTGACCAATGCATGCCACAGGGGTGTGCGCCGCTTGGGCTGCGGCTAGCACGGCTTCGCGCTGCTGCGCTGGCGCGGTAAACAGCAACTCGTAATCGTCCCCGCCCGCGAGCTGGCACATCCGGCGACGCTCGACGGGCTGCGCACGCAACGCGGGGCTTGCGGGAACGTCATCCACGGCGATGTGGGCGCCCACGCGGCTTGCATGAAGCACATGCCCTAGGTCGCCAAGCAATCCGTCCGAGACATCGATCGCGGCACGCGCAATCCCGCGCAGCGCAAGCCCCAGGGCCACGCGTGGTGAGGGTCGGTCCAAACGGGCGCGCACCCTGTCGAAGTCCTTGGCTGCCAAGTGCCACTCGCCCCGGATGCTTCCCAGGGCCAGCCGCGCGTCACCGGGCGTCCCCGAAACCCAGATCGAATCGCCCTCACGCGCCGCATCGCGCCGCAGAGCGCTGGGCGGCGGCACCAAACCCATCACCGTGAGGCACAGATTCAGCGGGCCCTTGGTGGTATCGCCGCCAACGAGCTCGATGCCGTGCGTGTCGGCCAGCGCCAGCAATCCCGCGCTGAACGCCCCAAGCCAGGCTGCGTCGGCCTTGGGCAGCGCCAAGGCCAGGGTGAACGCCAGGGGCTCGGCGCCCATGGCGGCCAGGTCCGAAAGGTTCACGGCCAGCGCCTTATGGCCCAGATCCCGGGGGTCCGCGCCAGGCAAGAAATGGCGGCCTTCGACCAACATGTCGGTGGACACGGCAAGCTGCTGGCCCGCTGGGACGTCAAGCAGGGCGCAGTCGTCACCCACACCGAGGGCTGCGCGCACCGGCGGACGCGTGAAGTAGCGCGCAATGAGATCGAATTCGCCGAGGCTTGTGCTCATGTATCTATTGTCGCTGGGGTGCGGCGCACCGGGTTTGCGCGCGCAATGCGCATGGAAGTTCGACCAAGTGAGAAGGCGATTGCCCGACGATTACGGCCTAGAATCGTTTGCCATCTGTCAAGAAATCTTCCGGTTTTTGGAGCCCCCCCCATGTCCACCCCTGAT
It includes:
- a CDS encoding CinA family protein, encoding MRPADIAAEPAWQDLVSSAVALRGNLLGRGWMLGCAESCTGGLVAAAMTSIAGSSEWFERGFVTYSNQSKTELLGVPEALLAAHGAVSREVALAMAQGVLAHAPVQAALAVTGIAGPGGGSPDKPVGLVWFGWAWRQGQGVHGEAESVVWPGDRQAVRMAAAHHALAGMQLRLGALKP
- a CDS encoding phosphatidylglycerophosphatase A; this encodes MNTTTPQPTAHRCDWRFALRNPVHLIALGFGSGLSPVAPGTAGSVFGWASYLVLARLLPPQAWGLVLLASFLLGIWVCGRTARALQTDDPSPVVWDEIVAIWLVLWMLQPAPHTPAAWWVQALGFALFRVFDAVKRGPVGWADRHVKGGLGIMVDDLVAALLTLAVVLGALRLLP
- the thiL gene encoding thiamine-phosphate kinase; this encodes MSTSLGEFDLIARYFTRPPVRAALGVGDDCALLDVPAGQQLAVSTDMLVEGRHFLPGADPRDLGHKALAVNLSDLAAMGAEPLAFTLALALPKADAAWLGAFSAGLLALADTHGIELVGGDTTKGPLNLCLTVMGLVPPPSALRRDAAREGDSIWVSGTPGDARLALGSIRGEWHLAAKDFDRVRARLDRPSPRVALGLALRGIARAAIDVSDGLLGDLGHVLHASRVGAHIAVDDVPASPALRAQPVERRRMCQLAGGDDYELLFTAPAQQREAVLAAAQAAHTPVACIGQITAAHGLALHDAQGRVVAAHYAAFDHFRSP